The following are encoded together in the Mumia sp. Pv4-285 genome:
- a CDS encoding thioredoxin domain-containing protein, giving the protein MANRLSRATSPYLLQHAENPVDWHEWGDEALALAAERDVPVLLSVGYAACHWCHVMAHESFEDEATADYVNAHFVPVKVDREERPDVDAVYMRATTAMTGQGGWPMTVMLTPGGDPFFAGTYFPPEPRHGMPAFRQVLEAVVDVWENRRSDVDRISAEVVSHLGALEAGDGPALDAEALDQAVRGLAAQYDAVRGGFGGAPKFPPSMCLEFLLRAAARTGSGDALAMVEHTCEAMARGGMYDQLGGGFARYSVDADWVVPHFEKMLYDNALLLRVYVHLWRQTGSELALRVVRETADFLVTDLATPEGGFASALDADTDGAEGTYYVWTPQQLVDALGDDDGAWAAGTLSVTESGTFEHGASTLQLREDADDPARWASVRERLATARRAERTAPARDEKVVAAWNALAVTALAEAGVLLDEPEYTDAAVVAATLLATVHTDADGRLLRTSRDGVASTNAGVLEDYGCVAEAYVAVLGVTGDAVWLERATTLLDAVLEHFAVGVDSAVGAETGAGGFYDTADDAQRLVVRPRDLSDNATPSGTSSVATALLAAAAVTGEDRFRTAAEDAVRSASALATGAPRFAGWTLSVAEAMLAGPLEIAVVGDGEDAAALHRAALGLASPGAVVVAAPVGTPLPLFAYKDLVDGRAAAYVCRGFACERPVTDPTALTG; this is encoded by the coding sequence ATGGCCAACCGACTCAGCCGAGCCACCAGCCCGTACCTCCTCCAGCACGCCGAGAACCCCGTCGACTGGCACGAGTGGGGCGACGAAGCACTTGCGCTCGCGGCCGAGCGCGACGTCCCGGTGCTGCTCAGCGTCGGCTACGCCGCATGCCACTGGTGCCACGTGATGGCGCACGAGTCGTTCGAGGACGAGGCGACCGCCGACTACGTCAACGCGCACTTCGTCCCGGTCAAGGTGGACCGGGAGGAGCGGCCGGACGTCGACGCGGTCTACATGCGGGCGACGACCGCGATGACCGGTCAGGGCGGCTGGCCGATGACGGTGATGCTGACACCGGGCGGGGACCCGTTCTTCGCCGGCACCTACTTCCCGCCGGAGCCGCGGCACGGGATGCCCGCGTTCCGTCAGGTGCTCGAGGCGGTCGTCGACGTGTGGGAGAACCGGCGCAGCGACGTCGACCGGATCAGCGCCGAGGTCGTCTCGCACCTGGGTGCTCTCGAGGCCGGCGATGGGCCGGCGCTGGACGCGGAGGCGCTCGACCAGGCGGTGCGCGGGCTGGCCGCGCAGTACGACGCCGTACGAGGCGGGTTCGGCGGTGCGCCGAAGTTCCCGCCGTCGATGTGCCTGGAGTTCCTGCTGCGCGCCGCCGCGCGCACCGGGTCGGGCGACGCGCTCGCGATGGTCGAGCACACCTGCGAGGCGATGGCGCGGGGCGGCATGTACGACCAGCTCGGCGGGGGCTTCGCGCGCTACAGCGTCGACGCCGACTGGGTGGTGCCGCACTTCGAGAAGATGCTGTACGACAACGCGCTGCTGCTGCGGGTCTACGTGCACCTGTGGCGACAGACCGGGTCCGAGCTGGCTCTGCGGGTCGTGCGCGAGACGGCCGACTTCCTCGTGACCGACCTTGCGACCCCCGAGGGCGGGTTCGCCTCCGCCCTCGACGCCGACACCGACGGCGCTGAGGGCACGTACTACGTGTGGACCCCGCAGCAGCTCGTCGATGCCCTCGGCGACGACGACGGGGCGTGGGCGGCGGGCACGCTGTCGGTGACCGAGTCCGGCACCTTCGAGCACGGCGCCTCCACGCTCCAGCTGCGCGAGGACGCCGACGATCCCGCCCGCTGGGCGTCGGTGCGCGAGCGGCTGGCGACGGCGCGCCGCGCGGAGCGTACGGCCCCGGCGCGCGACGAGAAGGTCGTCGCCGCATGGAACGCGCTCGCGGTCACTGCCCTCGCCGAGGCCGGAGTCCTGCTGGACGAGCCGGAGTACACGGATGCCGCCGTCGTCGCCGCGACACTGCTCGCGACCGTGCACACCGACGCGGACGGACGCCTCTTGCGGACGTCTCGGGACGGCGTGGCCTCGACGAACGCCGGTGTGCTGGAGGACTACGGGTGCGTCGCCGAGGCGTACGTGGCCGTGCTCGGAGTGACGGGTGACGCAGTGTGGCTCGAGCGGGCGACGACTCTGCTCGACGCGGTGCTCGAGCACTTCGCGGTTGGTGTGGACAGCGCCGTCGGGGCGGAGACGGGAGCGGGCGGCTTCTACGACACCGCCGACGACGCGCAGCGGCTGGTCGTACGCCCGCGCGACCTCAGCGACAACGCGACCCCGTCGGGCACGTCGTCGGTCGCGACTGCGCTCCTGGCTGCGGCGGCAGTCACGGGGGAGGACCGGTTCCGCACTGCAGCCGAGGATGCCGTCCGTTCCGCCTCCGCGCTCGCGACGGGCGCGCCGCGCTTCGCCGGGTGGACGCTGTCGGTCGCCGAGGCGATGCTCGCCGGCCCCCTCGAGATCGCCGTGGTCGGTGACGGCGAGGACGCCGCAGCCCTGCACCGAGCCGCGCTCGGCCTCGCGTCACCGGGTGCCGTCGTCGTCGCGGCCCCCGTCGGGACGCCCCTCCCACTGTTCGCCTACAAGGACCTCGTCGACGGAAGGGCGGCGGCGTACGTGTGCCGCGGGTTCGCCTGCGAGCGCCCGGTGACCGACCCGACGGCGCTGACCGGCTAG